The Primulina huaijiensis isolate GDHJ02 chromosome 18, ASM1229523v2, whole genome shotgun sequence DNA window GTAGATGATGACATAGATTTGGAAAGTGATggttattttgatatttgacatttcattgatcacattttcaaatattttatttttacttctTTGAGAATAGTttgtttattatcattttttcgTAAAGCGTTTTTTTTGCGCCTTGCGCTTTTGAAAGCTATGGGCCTAAATTTGAAATGGTCCAATCCCATCAATTTGATGACTAAAAATCTCTTGAATGGGGGATTCCAATGGATTgtgaatgaaattattttgtttcctttttcattttgatattgtgGTCGCTGAAGAGAGTTCCTGGACAAACTCATTGAGACTTTACAGTTTATTGTGGTAGACTTGGAAGTTCTCATGCGTATGTTCTTGGATGAGGGTCAGCCAAATTTCCTAGCTGGATCAGAGTacatacacaaaaactcttgtgagacggtatcacggatcaatttcgtgggtcgaatattctatttgggttatccatgaaaaaatattatgttttatgctaagagtattactttttattgtgaatatcggtagggttgacccgtctcaccgataaaaattcatgagacgatctcacaaaagacttactaGGATACATATTTTTTTGCTGCTTCATTGAGAGTGAATCTCCTGTTTAAGGTTCAGTTTAGGTGAAGCTAGCTAGTTGTTAACTAATCCTTCAAGATTCCCACTCATAATTAATGTAATCAATACAAAGATTATGTTGATGCATCTTCATTTTGTTGACATCTTTGTGATGGCTGTATGATGAACCTTGTGATTATTTTACAGCTAAACTTTTCTGTTTAGAGTAATTATATGAGATTAAAAGACTTATGATGCTCAATCAAAGTCATTTTTGACAATGAGTTTTCTTTTATGCGTATGACAGTGTCACAGTTTTACGTACTTAGAATTGCTGTACAATTACAGAGCATTTACCGCTCTGGAGCTGAAATAGAAACTACAGAGAAAAAGATTTCCACTTGGAGTTGTTGATTCATTGATAATGGACTTTCAGCGCAGGTGCTTAGCCTTGATCTTTCCTACTTCCATAACAttttcaagaaagaaaaataaaaattcaccaATAGTGTCACTAATCTGTTACTGGATTATTGATGGTGTAGTTATTACTTGTGCAAGCTACACAATCAGGCCTTttatgagaaataaaataattttccaagAAAACCAAATAATTCATGGCTTAATCAACTTGCATAAATGTGGCTGATCCTTGACATTTGATTATTTACTGAAAGGGTCTGATCAATGACTGTTTATATGCGGAAACATTTGCTCGCTCTAGATGGTCTTCCTTAAGCTGGGGGCCTCGGCGAATCAAGCAGGTAAACTTACGTTGATACTATATTGTGAATAggtatctatattatattatatccaagaaatatttcatGTCGGAATGTGCTTCGCCCTGCTCCATCCTCCTAAATGCATGTATGTGTTAATTTCTGTATATGGGGCCATCTTTTTCATGCAAAGTGCATGGTGTTTTAGGCTAGGGGATGATGATTTTTTTTGCGGGAAGAATGGAAGAAATAAAAGTGCCAGTGTTGCATTTTTAAGCTCTGAACTTAATGTTGCTTTGCTAATGGAGACCGTTGACAAAATATATGCTCTAACTTGAGGAGTTGCGCAATCTATCTGTAGAATAAATGGGAGAACATTAAGGAGAACTGCAAATGTCATTTCAATTAACACTTGGATTAAAAGAAATCGGTACTCGAATTTATTTTCTCGGGTTGCTACTTTAACTTTGAGTTTATTTCTTCAATTCTTAACTCAACCTTTTGGCATAGTGATCAAATGTTCTCTTTTTACAACGAAATATTAAATAGCTCATGTTAGTTGTCACGGTTGGATAAAATctctgagagttgtatatatgaactTGGACAATCTTTTTTCGTTGAACTAGATTTTGAGGTTTAGTTAGGTTTAAGCTCCAATCTTAACGTCTCCCTTTGAAAAGCAGTAGTTCTTGGGCTGGAGGTTATGGTTTTCCTAAACCTAATTGCAGTGAAGTGTGTTGCACATAGATTTAGAGTGGGGCATTGTTATGTGTTATTATGCCCCTATTGTTTTGCCTGTCGATGTCCACTTGGGGAACATGGGGCTTGAAACTGTATAAGCCATAGTAAATTACCCCACCCCCCAGGATTCAACTTTTTGAATGCTAAAATACCGAGATACTGGATTCGTAGCTTATTATTCCATCTGTATCATCTTTTGGTTATCTATTCATTTTTTCCTGTTCTAGTAAATTTATCCTTAAACTCAAGTCCTAGAAGTTATACCTTGATTATTTAAGCAAGGGAACATTTTCCGATGATGGGATTGTAATCTCAACTAGGAACTATTCAAGAAAGGAGCGAACAAGGCAATAAAACCAGCATTTGAGAATGATGAAGCCAGTGAAAATCAAGATTCAGGGCTTGCAATGTCTAAGCCTATCTATTGATCAACTTTTTGTTCAGGACTCAAAGCAATGGATGCGGAGTCAGGCTGTACCTTGTGATACACGAAAATCCAGAATCATCCGGTGGCTTCCATATCGTGGATATAGTATATGAGTGTTACTAaatttatttaacttgaagaaGTTGGAATCTTAGCGTCCTTCATATAGTCCTCGATGTTTATAAGCCGGTTAAGGGTTTTGTGCCTGTAATGCATGTGCTCATTCTTATGGCCATGGCCCATGAAAAGGGattgatttatatatacatttaaaattgcAAGATGCATAGGATCTCAGTGCAGTTGAGTTGGTATTCTCAATTCTGATTTCTGGTTGAAAAAGATGTGCTTCTTCCCTTCTTTACCTACTCATTTATGGCTTTTTAATAATGTTCATGACATTTAATACCTTTATATGTGCATGAACTAGCATGTGGATCTATATACATCGAGATATTTAGTTTGGTGGAGGAAAAGTGGTTGAAGGACCAAGTGGTTACGAGGTACTCAAAGTCCAAAGATATAGCAAATAATTGtgtatttcaaaaaatttcaaactagTAAAACTGTTCAAAGTAAATGTCATGGTCATGTTTTGCATGATAAAAAGAGTAATTACTATTTTTGTTAACAGGACAAAAAATTGTCACTTATTTTATAGGATTGTTTACAAGGATACATAAATGTCCCAGAATTCATATCTATTTTATAGGATTGTTTACAAGGATACATAAATGTCCCAGAATTCATATCTTAGTTATCACATAAACACGGGATATAGCTAAGGACCAGGGGACCATAACAGCAGAGCTTGAAAGCTCGGTTGGCTCCGGAGTAGAAACTCAAGATCTTACTAACTTACTTGCCTTAAATGCATCAACACAATCATTGTTTTTGCCTATAATTGTACGTCACATCTACTCACTAGTACCAGGGGCATAAATTGATTTTCGACTTGAAATGCATTCCTCAATTAACTACGAGTTATATCGGACCATGCTATTAACAACAGAAGGCTTCTGTTACAGTTGAGCTGAAAATGTAGTATACCGACTTTCTTGTTTAAACAGATTCATCAGAGAATTCAAAAGAGCAACTAGAGGAGCCTTGCAAAACCACGTTCTTGGTACTAGAAGACCTATGATTTCCCGATATATTTCCTTTCAGCAAGTCGGTGTCCGTCCTCACAGGGTCCGCATGCCGGATTTCTTCGAGCATGGCCACAACATCTTTCATCATAGGACGATCATCAGGACGTGCCCCAAGGCACAGGAATGAAACAGCCAGTGTCTGTAGCATTTCATGCATCTGAGGGTCAGCTCTGCCCCTTAGCTTTGGGTCTAAAATATCAACTGGGTCGTGCTTACTGTGCAAGTGTTCTCGAACCCATTGAACCAAATGCGCACCACCTGGCAACGTTGGGTCTAAAGGGTGCCTTCCTGTCAGAACCTCTAAGAGAACAACCCCAAAACTGTACACATCACTCTTTTCCATGATACATTGCATTGAAGCATGTTCTGGGAGACAAAACGACACAAATTCAAGTCAATTAACAAGATAATTGAATAAGGTGATGGAGCTAGAAGTTTCGAACGGGGAAACAAAATCTTGTTATTCTATATGtacaaatgaaaatatattagcttccatgaaactttaaaagatGGAAAATGTTATCGTTAAATCAAGAAACGAGTTTCAAGTATATCTACCAGGTGCGATGTAGCCATAAGAACCAGCTAACTGAGGTCTCTGGCTCTGTTTTAAAGTATCTCTAATATCTGTTTCTCTGTTTAAAAGTCTTGCTAGACCAAAATCAGCAAGATACGGCTCCATTTGACGGCCTAATAGTACATTCATGGCTTTTACATCACCATGTATGATCGGTGGAACACAGTCATGATGCAAATATGCAAGAGCATGTGCAATTCCCAGTATCACATCGTATCTAGCTTCCCAGTCTGCCCGTCCCTTGCCAGCTCCATGAAGAAGTGAACTCAAGCTCCCATTAGGTAGGTAACCGTAGAACAAAAGTTTCAGTGTCGTGTTTGAACCCCAGCTCAGAAGCCGGACAATGTTCTTATGTCTGATTGAACCAAGAGTCCGAATTTCAGAATCAAATGCTCCTGATTCTTCGGATGACCACATCTTTTTCACGGCTAGAGTCGCCCCACTAGGAACTGTCACCTTGTACACAACCCCGGAGCTTCCAGTCCCAATGACATTAGATGACGTGAGGTTTCGTATGATGTCATCAACTGAAAACTCCATCTTCTGATACAAAGTCATCTCCCAAGTGTCAGTTTCAATAGATTTATTCTTAGCCACTTGGGAGCGTGCTAGCAGGTAAATAGCGAGCAGCGCAAGCACTGCACTGGCGCTGACAAGAATCGGCATCGCTATCTTCATGGTGGGTTTATCATGGCCAGAAGTACCAACAGAAGGGATAACTCCACCAGAGATGTAGAGATTTTTGTTACCTGCAAGGTCACTGAAAGGCAGCTTCCGGAAGAACGGGGTGTTAGGCAAATCACCTGAGAAATCGTTGAACGACACATTGAGGGACACGAGGTTTTGAAGGTTTTTGAGAATTTCAAGGGTTCCAGAAAGTTTGTTGTAAGAAAGGTCGAGAACTGCTAATTTGCCAAGATTTGAAAATTCGTCTGGTATCTCACCAGTGAATTGATTATTGCTGAGGTTTAGAGCGATTTCCAGTGATGGCAGTCTGCCCAGTTCTTTGGGTATATCACCGAAAAAACCATTGCTCCCAAGATCAACTAGTTGTAGCTTATTGCAGGACATGATTTCAGATGGGATACTGCCAACTAGTTGGTTGTTCCCGAGTTTGAGTTTGGTTATTTTCGTTAAGTAACCGATGCTAGGAGTTAGGTTGCCGGTTAACCTATTGTCTGAAATGTCCACAAACTGCAGACTTTTCGGGAGGGTATCAGGCAAAGGGCCGGTAAGTGCGTTTGAGTGAAGATCAAGGAACTCGAGGTTTTCACAGCCAGAAATGGAAGGAGGAATGCCACCCTCAAGATGATTGTTGCtcatatcaaaaaaatttaaaatttgcaacCCTCCGATTTCCAATGGAACAGTACCCCCCAACATGTTGTCACTTATTCTGATTCTGTACAAATTCGTACAGTTTCCTATATCAGGCGGTATAAAACCCGAAAGATTGTTGGAGATGAGGAGCAGTTTTGTCAGATTTGTCAACTTAAAAATCTGTTTTGGAATTGGACCAAAGAGCTGATTGTAAGAAAGATCAAGAGCCTGGAGATTCACACACTGAGATAAAGATTCAGGAATCATGCCTGTTAAGTTATTCTTCCAGGCGAAAAACAGGTTCAAGCTGGTTAATTCGCCAATCTGAACCGGGATTTCTCCATAAAATTGGTTATTGTCGACTTCAAGATGAGTCAGAGCACCACATTTGGATATCTCAGAAGGTATAGTACCGGATAGCTGGTTGACACTGAACTGCAGTTCCTGGAGCTCCAAAAGATTCCCAACACTTGTCGGTACGCTCCCTGTCAATAGATTCTCCGACAAATCTACAACCCTTAAACTGCTGCAGCTTCCAAGCTCGAATGGAATTGTTCCGACCATACTGTTCTGCCATAACAGTAGATTCCGAAGCATTTTGAGTCCCCCTATCTGTCTTGGAATCGAACCTGTGATCGAATTCTGATACAAATACAGGTTCTGCAAGTCGCTGCAGTTTCCAATCTCTTCAGGGATTGAACCAGACAGCATAGATGTGTACATTGCTATTGTTTGAAGCTTTTTAAGCATCCCAATTGACGCCGGCAAACTCCCAGAAATGCCGGTTTCTGCGAGGCCAAGAATAACCAAGTTGCTACAGTTGCCAATCTCCCAAGGCAATTCACCCTCCAGATTCTGATTGCCCCCAGCTCTGAATGCCTCAAGATTTCTCAAATTCCCTACAGTCCTGGGAACCTCACCGCTGAGGTTGTTGTCAAAGAACATAAGATTCTTAATCATAGTGAGATTCCCAATCTCCATAGGGATGCTACCTGTCAACAGATTTGTGTCGACGGACAAGTCTTGAAGCTTATTCAACCTGCAAATTTCAACCGGAATCTCCCCGACAATGGAGTTATCGCTAATATCAATCATAACCAGCTCAAGATAATCTCCAAACTCTTTCGGGATCGTGCCAGTTAGATTCGCGGACGAAAGAACCAGAGTATTCAGTAACCTGAGTGACTGGAAATTTGAA harbors:
- the LOC140964837 gene encoding leucine-rich repeat receptor-like serine/threonine-protein kinase RGI4, which codes for MSAPSRNHPSTFLHHFFSFTSLFVSTSMLLFTSCFAINDEQGLALLTWKKGLNDSANGLSDWSALDQSPCTWYGIHCNSNGDVVKIILQSIDLQGPLPSNFQSLRLLNTLVLSSANLTGTIPKEFGDYLELVMIDISDNSIVGEIPVEICRLNKLQDLSVDTNLLTGSIPMEIGNLTMIKNLMFFDNNLSGEVPRTVGNLRNLEAFRAGGNQNLEGELPWEIGNCSNLVILGLAETGISGSLPASIGMLKKLQTIAMYTSMLSGSIPEEIGNCSDLQNLYLYQNSITGSIPRQIGGLKMLRNLLLWQNSMVGTIPFELGSCSSLRVVDLSENLLTGSVPTSVGNLLELQELQFSVNQLSGTIPSEISKCGALTHLEVDNNQFYGEIPVQIGELTSLNLFFAWKNNLTGMIPESLSQCVNLQALDLSYNQLFGPIPKQIFKLTNLTKLLLISNNLSGFIPPDIGNCTNLYRIRISDNMLGGTVPLEIGGLQILNFFDMSNNHLEGGIPPSISGCENLEFLDLHSNALTGPLPDTLPKSLQFVDISDNRLTGNLTPSIGYLTKITKLKLGNNQLVGSIPSEIMSCNKLQLVDLGSNGFFGDIPKELGRLPSLEIALNLSNNQFTGEIPDEFSNLGKLAVLDLSYNKLSGTLEILKNLQNLVSLNVSFNDFSGDLPNTPFFRKLPFSDLAGNKNLYISGGVIPSVGTSGHDKPTMKIAMPILVSASAVLALLAIYLLARSQVAKNKSIETDTWEMTLYQKMEFSVDDIIRNLTSSNVIGTGSSGVVYKVTVPSGATLAVKKMWSSEESGAFDSEIRTLGSIRHKNIVRLLSWGSNTTLKLLFYGYLPNGSLSSLLHGAGKGRADWEARYDVILGIAHALAYLHHDCVPPIIHGDVKAMNVLLGRQMEPYLADFGLARLLNRETDIRDTLKQSQRPQLAGSYGYIAPEHASMQCIMEKSDVYSFGVVLLEVLTGRHPLDPTLPGGAHLVQWVREHLHSKHDPVDILDPKLRGRADPQMHEMLQTLAVSFLCLGARPDDRPMMKDVVAMLEEIRHADPVRTDTDLLKGNISGNHRSSSTKNVVLQGSSSCSFEFSDESV